A genomic window from Lutra lutra chromosome 17, mLutLut1.2, whole genome shotgun sequence includes:
- the HIF3A gene encoding hypoxia-inducible factor 3-alpha isoform X6: protein MRPAAGAARRPRCCTSWRTRCPSRAESAPTWTRPPSCASPSATCACTASARQLELIGHSIFDFIHPCDQEELQDALTPRQSLSKKKPEAPTERCFSLRMKSTLTGRGRTLNLKAATWKVLHCSGHMRAYKPPAQTSPAGSPNLEPPLQCLVLICEAIPHPGSLEPPLGRGAFLSRHSLDMKFTYCDERIAEVAGYSPSDLIGCSAYEYIHALDSDAVGQSIHTLLSKGQAVTGQYRFLARSGGYLWTQTQATVVSGGRGPQSESIVCVHFLISRVEETGVVLSLEQTERHSRRPVQQGTPCQKDAPNFRDSLDASGPRILAFLHPPALSEATLAADPRRFCSPDLRRLLAPILDGTSGATTPSAPPATRRPQSPLPADLPDGPHLNMENMHKLVASGKDLESVESDLDVAQDVDGLDLEMLAPYISMDDDFQLSSSEQRPRAFHRPPGAVPRPRARSFHGLSPPAPEPSLLPRWGSDPRLSCSSPSRGDPLAPSPTAGAGARKRTLARSAEDEAEGVELLGVRPPKWSPSPEAENFLLPPLSLLPASILPLLSFLHDGNQDALSKTRPRLRPCHQPPPAPSVALRLLTRSRGLNTRAVGSTHS from the exons ATGCGGCCCGCAGCCGGCGCAGCCAGGAGACCGAGGTGCTGTACCAGCTGGCGCACACGCTGCCCTTCGCGCGCGGAGTCAGCGCCCACCTGGACAAGGCCTCCATCATGCGCCTCACCATCAGCTACCTGCGCATGCACCGCCTCTGCGAGGCAG CTGGAGCTCATTGGACACAGTATCTTTGATTTCATCCATCCCTGTGACCAAGAGGAGCTACAGGACGCCCTGACCCCTCGGCAGA GCCTGTCCAAAAAGAAGCCGGAGGCCCCCACCGAGCGCTGCTTCTCCTTGCGTATGAAGAGCACCCTCACCGGCCGCGGGCGCACCCTCAACCTCAAGGCGGCCACCTGGAag gTGCTGCACTGCTCTGGACACATGAGGGCCTACAAGCCCCCTGCACAGACGTCCCCAGCAGGAAGCCCCAACTTGGAGCCCCCCCTGCAATGCCTGGTGCTCATCTGTGAAGCCATCCCCCACCCGGGCAGCCTGGAGCCCCCACTGGGCCGGGGGGCCTTCCTCAGCCGCCACAGCCTGGACATGAAATTCACCTACTGTGATGAGAG gattgCAGAGGTCGCCGGCTACAGCCCCAGTGACCTGATCGGCTGCTCGGCCTACGAGTACATTCACGCTCTGGACTCGGACGCCGTTGGCCAGAGCATCCACACCT TGCTGAGCAAGGGCCAGGCAGTAACGGGGCAGTATCGCTTCCTGGCCCGGAGTGGTGGCTATCTGTGGACCCAGACCCAGGCCACAGTGGTTTCAGGGGGCCGGGGTCCCCAGTCTGAGAGTATCGTCTGCGTCCACTTCCTGATCAG CCGGGTGGAAGAGACTGGAGTGGTGCTGTCCCTGGAGCAGACGGAGAGACACTCTCGCAGACCCGTTCAGCAGGGCACCCCTTGCCAGAAGGATGCCCCTAATTTCCGGGACAGCCTTG ATGCCTCTGGTCCCCGGATCCTGGCCTTCCTGCACCCTCCCGCACTGAGCGAGGCCACCCTGGCCGCTGACCCCCGGCGCTTCTGCAGCCCTGACCTCCGTCGCCTCCTGGCACCCATCCTGGACGGGACTTCAGGAGCCACCACCCCCAGTGCACCCCCAGCCACACGGCGGCCCCAAAGTCCTCTTCCG GCTGATCTCCCAGATGGACCACACTTGAACATGGAGAACATGCACAAACTCGTGGCCTCAGGGAAGGACCTTGAGTCTGTGGAGTCGGATCTAGATGTAGCTCAG GACGTCGATGGTCTGGATCTGGAGATGCTGGCCCCCTACATCTCCATGGATGATGACTTCCAGCTCAGCTCCAGCGAGCAGCGGCCCAGGGCCTTCCACAGACCTCCAGGCGCTGTCCCCCGGCCTCGTGCTCGGAGCTTCCATGGCCTGTCACCCCCAGCCCCTgagccctccctgctgccccgCTGGGGGAGTGACCCTCGACTGAGCTGCTCCAGCCCTTCCAGAGGGGACCCCTTGGCGCCCTCCCCCacggctggggctggggctcggAAGAG GACCCTGGCTCGGAGCGCAGAGGACGAAGCCGAGGGCGTGGAGCTGTTAGGAGTGAGACCCCCCAAATGGTCCCCCAGCCCAGAAGCCGAAAActtcctgctgcctcccctcAGCCTG ctccctgcttccATCTTGCCTCTGCTGTCCTTTCTGCACGACGGCAACCAGGATGCCCTTTCCAAAACCCGGCCTAGGCTGCGGCCCTGCCACCAGCCTCCCCCAGCACCTTCCGTGGCTCTCCGGCTCCTCACTCGGAGCAGGGGTTTGAACACGAGAGCTGTGGGCAGTACCCACAGCTGA
- the HIF3A gene encoding hypoxia-inducible factor 3-alpha isoform X9, whose product MSAGRAPSCARKSPGMRPAAGAARRPRCCTSWRTRCPSRAESAPTWTRPPSCASPSATCACTASARQLELIGHSIFDFIHPCDQEELQDALTPRQSLSKKKPEAPTERCFSLRMKSTLTGRGRTLNLKAATWKVLHCSGHMRAYKPPAQTSPAGSPNLEPPLQCLVLICEAIPHPGSLEPPLGRGAFLSRHSLDMKFTYCDERIAEVAGYSPSDLIGCSAYEYIHALDSDAVGQSIHTLLSKGQAVTGQYRFLARSGGYLWTQTQATVVSGGRGPQSESIVCVHFLISRVEETGVVLSLEQTERHSRRPVQQGTPCQKDAPNFRDSLDASGPRILAFLHPPALSEATLAADPRRFCSPDLRRLLAPILDGTSGATTPSAPPATRRPQSPLPADLPDGPHLNMENMHKLVASGKDLESVESDLDVAQDVDGLDLEMLAPYISMDDDFQLSSSEQRPRAFHRPPGAVPRPRARSFHGLSPPAPEPSLLPRWGSDPRLSCSSPSRGDPLAPSPTAGAGARKRTLARSAEDEAEGVELLGVRPPKWSPSPEAENFLLPPLSLSFLLTGGPAPGSQQDASTHLLGLREPLRLGPSLLSLYPDEDTAEPRSHFQPAAGLAQAN is encoded by the exons ATGTCCGCAGGTCGAGCACCGAGCTGCGCAAGGAAAAGTCCCGGGATGCGGCCCGCAGCCGGCGCAGCCAGGAGACCGAGGTGCTGTACCAGCTGGCGCACACGCTGCCCTTCGCGCGCGGAGTCAGCGCCCACCTGGACAAGGCCTCCATCATGCGCCTCACCATCAGCTACCTGCGCATGCACCGCCTCTGCGAGGCAG CTGGAGCTCATTGGACACAGTATCTTTGATTTCATCCATCCCTGTGACCAAGAGGAGCTACAGGACGCCCTGACCCCTCGGCAGA GCCTGTCCAAAAAGAAGCCGGAGGCCCCCACCGAGCGCTGCTTCTCCTTGCGTATGAAGAGCACCCTCACCGGCCGCGGGCGCACCCTCAACCTCAAGGCGGCCACCTGGAag gTGCTGCACTGCTCTGGACACATGAGGGCCTACAAGCCCCCTGCACAGACGTCCCCAGCAGGAAGCCCCAACTTGGAGCCCCCCCTGCAATGCCTGGTGCTCATCTGTGAAGCCATCCCCCACCCGGGCAGCCTGGAGCCCCCACTGGGCCGGGGGGCCTTCCTCAGCCGCCACAGCCTGGACATGAAATTCACCTACTGTGATGAGAG gattgCAGAGGTCGCCGGCTACAGCCCCAGTGACCTGATCGGCTGCTCGGCCTACGAGTACATTCACGCTCTGGACTCGGACGCCGTTGGCCAGAGCATCCACACCT TGCTGAGCAAGGGCCAGGCAGTAACGGGGCAGTATCGCTTCCTGGCCCGGAGTGGTGGCTATCTGTGGACCCAGACCCAGGCCACAGTGGTTTCAGGGGGCCGGGGTCCCCAGTCTGAGAGTATCGTCTGCGTCCACTTCCTGATCAG CCGGGTGGAAGAGACTGGAGTGGTGCTGTCCCTGGAGCAGACGGAGAGACACTCTCGCAGACCCGTTCAGCAGGGCACCCCTTGCCAGAAGGATGCCCCTAATTTCCGGGACAGCCTTG ATGCCTCTGGTCCCCGGATCCTGGCCTTCCTGCACCCTCCCGCACTGAGCGAGGCCACCCTGGCCGCTGACCCCCGGCGCTTCTGCAGCCCTGACCTCCGTCGCCTCCTGGCACCCATCCTGGACGGGACTTCAGGAGCCACCACCCCCAGTGCACCCCCAGCCACACGGCGGCCCCAAAGTCCTCTTCCG GCTGATCTCCCAGATGGACCACACTTGAACATGGAGAACATGCACAAACTCGTGGCCTCAGGGAAGGACCTTGAGTCTGTGGAGTCGGATCTAGATGTAGCTCAG GACGTCGATGGTCTGGATCTGGAGATGCTGGCCCCCTACATCTCCATGGATGATGACTTCCAGCTCAGCTCCAGCGAGCAGCGGCCCAGGGCCTTCCACAGACCTCCAGGCGCTGTCCCCCGGCCTCGTGCTCGGAGCTTCCATGGCCTGTCACCCCCAGCCCCTgagccctccctgctgccccgCTGGGGGAGTGACCCTCGACTGAGCTGCTCCAGCCCTTCCAGAGGGGACCCCTTGGCGCCCTCCCCCacggctggggctggggctcggAAGAG GACCCTGGCTCGGAGCGCAGAGGACGAAGCCGAGGGCGTGGAGCTGTTAGGAGTGAGACCCCCCAAATGGTCCCCCAGCCCAGAAGCCGAAAActtcctgctgcctcccctcAGCCTG AGCTTCCTTCTGACCGGAGGGCCAGCCCCAGGGAGCCAGCAGGACGCCAGCACCCACCTCCTGGGACTGCGTGAGCCCCTGC GCCTGGGCCCCTCGCTGCTCTCTCTCTACCCGGATGAGGACACAGCCGAGCCCAGGAGCCACTTCCAGCCAGCAGCAGGCTTGGCCCAGGCCAACtga
- the HIF3A gene encoding hypoxia-inducible factor 3-alpha isoform X7, with the protein MWQCPTCMSHPTLSLPGAPPVNAADVRRSSTELRKEKSRDAARSRRSQETEVLYQLAHTLPFARGVSAHLDKASIMRLTISYLRMHRLCEAGEWNQVGAGGEALDACYLKALEGFVMVLTAEGDMAYLSENVSKHLGLSQLELIGHSIFDFIHPCDQEELQDALTPRQSLSKKKPEAPTERCFSLRMKSTLTGRGRTLNLKAATWKVLHCSGHMRAYKPPAQTSPAGSPNLEPPLQCLVLICEAIPHPGSLEPPLGRGAFLSRHSLDMKFTYCDERIAEVAGYSPSDLIGCSAYEYIHALDSDAVGQSIHTLLSKGQAVTGQYRFLARSGGYLWTQTQATVVSGGRGPQSESIVCVHFLISRVEETGVVLSLEQTERHSRRPVQQGTPCQKDAPNFRDSLDASGPRILAFLHPPALSEATLAADPRRFCSPDLRRLLAPILDGTSGATTPSAPPATRRPQSPLPADLPDGPHLNMENMHKLVASGKDLESVESDLDVAQDPGSERRGRSRGRGAVRSETPQMVPQPRSRKLPAASPQPAPCFHLASAVLSARRQPGCPFQNPA; encoded by the exons ATGTGGCAGTGCCCCACGTGCATGTCCCATCCAACTCTTTCCCTTCCGGGGGCGCCGCCAGTGAACGCTGCCGATGTCCGCAGGTCGAGCACCGAGCTGCGCAAGGAAAAGTCCCGGGATGCGGCCCGCAGCCGGCGCAGCCAGGAGACCGAGGTGCTGTACCAGCTGGCGCACACGCTGCCCTTCGCGCGCGGAGTCAGCGCCCACCTGGACAAGGCCTCCATCATGCGCCTCACCATCAGCTACCTGCGCATGCACCGCCTCTGCGAGGCAG GGGAGTGGAACCAGGTGGGAGCAGGGGGCGAAGCTCTGGATGCCTGCTACCTGAAGGCCCTGGAGGGCTTCGTCATGGTGCTCACTGCCGAGGGAGACATGGCTTACCTGTCGGAGAATGTCAGCAAACACCTGGGCCTCAGTCAG CTGGAGCTCATTGGACACAGTATCTTTGATTTCATCCATCCCTGTGACCAAGAGGAGCTACAGGACGCCCTGACCCCTCGGCAGA GCCTGTCCAAAAAGAAGCCGGAGGCCCCCACCGAGCGCTGCTTCTCCTTGCGTATGAAGAGCACCCTCACCGGCCGCGGGCGCACCCTCAACCTCAAGGCGGCCACCTGGAag gTGCTGCACTGCTCTGGACACATGAGGGCCTACAAGCCCCCTGCACAGACGTCCCCAGCAGGAAGCCCCAACTTGGAGCCCCCCCTGCAATGCCTGGTGCTCATCTGTGAAGCCATCCCCCACCCGGGCAGCCTGGAGCCCCCACTGGGCCGGGGGGCCTTCCTCAGCCGCCACAGCCTGGACATGAAATTCACCTACTGTGATGAGAG gattgCAGAGGTCGCCGGCTACAGCCCCAGTGACCTGATCGGCTGCTCGGCCTACGAGTACATTCACGCTCTGGACTCGGACGCCGTTGGCCAGAGCATCCACACCT TGCTGAGCAAGGGCCAGGCAGTAACGGGGCAGTATCGCTTCCTGGCCCGGAGTGGTGGCTATCTGTGGACCCAGACCCAGGCCACAGTGGTTTCAGGGGGCCGGGGTCCCCAGTCTGAGAGTATCGTCTGCGTCCACTTCCTGATCAG CCGGGTGGAAGAGACTGGAGTGGTGCTGTCCCTGGAGCAGACGGAGAGACACTCTCGCAGACCCGTTCAGCAGGGCACCCCTTGCCAGAAGGATGCCCCTAATTTCCGGGACAGCCTTG ATGCCTCTGGTCCCCGGATCCTGGCCTTCCTGCACCCTCCCGCACTGAGCGAGGCCACCCTGGCCGCTGACCCCCGGCGCTTCTGCAGCCCTGACCTCCGTCGCCTCCTGGCACCCATCCTGGACGGGACTTCAGGAGCCACCACCCCCAGTGCACCCCCAGCCACACGGCGGCCCCAAAGTCCTCTTCCG GCTGATCTCCCAGATGGACCACACTTGAACATGGAGAACATGCACAAACTCGTGGCCTCAGGGAAGGACCTTGAGTCTGTGGAGTCGGATCTAGATGTAGCTCAG GACCCTGGCTCGGAGCGCAGAGGACGAAGCCGAGGGCGTGGAGCTGTTAGGAGTGAGACCCCCCAAATGGTCCCCCAGCCCAGAAGCCGAAAActtcctgctgcctcccctcAGCCTG ctccctgcttccATCTTGCCTCTGCTGTCCTTTCTGCACGACGGCAACCAGGATGCCCTTTCCAAAACCCGGCCTAG
- the HIF3A gene encoding hypoxia-inducible factor 3-alpha isoform X1, whose protein sequence is MWQCPTCMSHPTLSLPGAPPVNAADVRRSSTELRKEKSRDAARSRRSQETEVLYQLAHTLPFARGVSAHLDKASIMRLTISYLRMHRLCEAGEWNQVGAGGEALDACYLKALEGFVMVLTAEGDMAYLSENVSKHLGLSQLELIGHSIFDFIHPCDQEELQDALTPRQSLSKKKPEAPTERCFSLRMKSTLTGRGRTLNLKAATWKVLHCSGHMRAYKPPAQTSPAGSPNLEPPLQCLVLICEAIPHPGSLEPPLGRGAFLSRHSLDMKFTYCDERIAEVAGYSPSDLIGCSAYEYIHALDSDAVGQSIHTLLSKGQAVTGQYRFLARSGGYLWTQTQATVVSGGRGPQSESIVCVHFLISRVEETGVVLSLEQTERHSRRPVQQGTPCQKDAPNFRDSLDASGPRILAFLHPPALSEATLAADPRRFCSPDLRRLLAPILDGTSGATTPSAPPATRRPQSPLPADLPDGPHLNMENMHKLVASGKDLESVESDLDVAQDVDGLDLEMLAPYISMDDDFQLSSSEQRPRAFHRPPGAVPRPRARSFHGLSPPAPEPSLLPRWGSDPRLSCSSPSRGDPLAPSPTAGAGARKRTLARSAEDEAEGVELLGVRPPKWSPSPEAENFLLPPLSLLPASILPLLSFLHDGNQDALSKTRPRLRPCHQPPPAPSVALRLLTRSRGLNTRAVGSTHS, encoded by the exons ATGTGGCAGTGCCCCACGTGCATGTCCCATCCAACTCTTTCCCTTCCGGGGGCGCCGCCAGTGAACGCTGCCGATGTCCGCAGGTCGAGCACCGAGCTGCGCAAGGAAAAGTCCCGGGATGCGGCCCGCAGCCGGCGCAGCCAGGAGACCGAGGTGCTGTACCAGCTGGCGCACACGCTGCCCTTCGCGCGCGGAGTCAGCGCCCACCTGGACAAGGCCTCCATCATGCGCCTCACCATCAGCTACCTGCGCATGCACCGCCTCTGCGAGGCAG GGGAGTGGAACCAGGTGGGAGCAGGGGGCGAAGCTCTGGATGCCTGCTACCTGAAGGCCCTGGAGGGCTTCGTCATGGTGCTCACTGCCGAGGGAGACATGGCTTACCTGTCGGAGAATGTCAGCAAACACCTGGGCCTCAGTCAG CTGGAGCTCATTGGACACAGTATCTTTGATTTCATCCATCCCTGTGACCAAGAGGAGCTACAGGACGCCCTGACCCCTCGGCAGA GCCTGTCCAAAAAGAAGCCGGAGGCCCCCACCGAGCGCTGCTTCTCCTTGCGTATGAAGAGCACCCTCACCGGCCGCGGGCGCACCCTCAACCTCAAGGCGGCCACCTGGAag gTGCTGCACTGCTCTGGACACATGAGGGCCTACAAGCCCCCTGCACAGACGTCCCCAGCAGGAAGCCCCAACTTGGAGCCCCCCCTGCAATGCCTGGTGCTCATCTGTGAAGCCATCCCCCACCCGGGCAGCCTGGAGCCCCCACTGGGCCGGGGGGCCTTCCTCAGCCGCCACAGCCTGGACATGAAATTCACCTACTGTGATGAGAG gattgCAGAGGTCGCCGGCTACAGCCCCAGTGACCTGATCGGCTGCTCGGCCTACGAGTACATTCACGCTCTGGACTCGGACGCCGTTGGCCAGAGCATCCACACCT TGCTGAGCAAGGGCCAGGCAGTAACGGGGCAGTATCGCTTCCTGGCCCGGAGTGGTGGCTATCTGTGGACCCAGACCCAGGCCACAGTGGTTTCAGGGGGCCGGGGTCCCCAGTCTGAGAGTATCGTCTGCGTCCACTTCCTGATCAG CCGGGTGGAAGAGACTGGAGTGGTGCTGTCCCTGGAGCAGACGGAGAGACACTCTCGCAGACCCGTTCAGCAGGGCACCCCTTGCCAGAAGGATGCCCCTAATTTCCGGGACAGCCTTG ATGCCTCTGGTCCCCGGATCCTGGCCTTCCTGCACCCTCCCGCACTGAGCGAGGCCACCCTGGCCGCTGACCCCCGGCGCTTCTGCAGCCCTGACCTCCGTCGCCTCCTGGCACCCATCCTGGACGGGACTTCAGGAGCCACCACCCCCAGTGCACCCCCAGCCACACGGCGGCCCCAAAGTCCTCTTCCG GCTGATCTCCCAGATGGACCACACTTGAACATGGAGAACATGCACAAACTCGTGGCCTCAGGGAAGGACCTTGAGTCTGTGGAGTCGGATCTAGATGTAGCTCAG GACGTCGATGGTCTGGATCTGGAGATGCTGGCCCCCTACATCTCCATGGATGATGACTTCCAGCTCAGCTCCAGCGAGCAGCGGCCCAGGGCCTTCCACAGACCTCCAGGCGCTGTCCCCCGGCCTCGTGCTCGGAGCTTCCATGGCCTGTCACCCCCAGCCCCTgagccctccctgctgccccgCTGGGGGAGTGACCCTCGACTGAGCTGCTCCAGCCCTTCCAGAGGGGACCCCTTGGCGCCCTCCCCCacggctggggctggggctcggAAGAG GACCCTGGCTCGGAGCGCAGAGGACGAAGCCGAGGGCGTGGAGCTGTTAGGAGTGAGACCCCCCAAATGGTCCCCCAGCCCAGAAGCCGAAAActtcctgctgcctcccctcAGCCTG ctccctgcttccATCTTGCCTCTGCTGTCCTTTCTGCACGACGGCAACCAGGATGCCCTTTCCAAAACCCGGCCTAGGCTGCGGCCCTGCCACCAGCCTCCCCCAGCACCTTCCGTGGCTCTCCGGCTCCTCACTCGGAGCAGGGGTTTGAACACGAGAGCTGTGGGCAGTACCCACAGCTGA